A segment of the Chloroflexota bacterium genome:
AATCCCAGAATCCCATTGACGGCGCCACTGGCCGCGCGTATCCTTGCGTTTCTGGGCGCAAGCTATGCCTTGCGTCACTGTGCCTCGGGCGCCGACGGGCGGCGCGCGAGCGAACCTTGACAACTGAAGAGCACGCAAAGCTGCAGTTTTGCCGGTCTAACGATTACTAAGCTACGAAGGGCGCTCGGCGGATGCCTTGGCGCCAAGGGCCGACGAAGGGCGTAGCAGGCTGCGATAAGCCACGGGGAGCCGCGAGCAGGCGCTGATCCGTGGATTCCCGAATGGGGAAACCCGGCGGGGGTAATACCTCGCCACGATGCGTTGAAGGCCTTCGGGCCGTAGTAGCCGCATCGAGGGCACCGGGGGAACTGAAACCTCTAAGTACCCCGAGGAAGCAAAATCAAACGAGATTCCCGTAGTAGTGGCGAGCGAAACGGGAACAGTCCAAATCCGGTCGGTGTGATAGGCCCACGCCGTTGCCGACCGGGCGTTGTAGGAGCCGGAGCCGCTCGTGGGAGCGGCACCCAGTTACCAAATCGTCCGTTAGCCGAAGGGGCTGGAACGCCCCACCAAAGACGGTGAGAGTCCGGTAGGCGAAAACGGAACGATCTGGGCCGGATTTCCTGAGTACCACGGGACACGTGAAACCCTGTGGGAACCTGGGAGGACCACCTTCCAAGACTAAATACCCTTGGCGACCGATAGCGAACAAGTACCGTGAGGGAAAGGTGAAAAGAACCCCGGGAGGGGAGTGAAATAGAACCTGAAACCGAGCGCTTACAGACAGTCAGAGCGCTATACCGTGTGAGGCGCGGACCGGTGGGGCGAGGCCCCGGCGGCCATCTTCGGATGGCCAAACGGGCAGCAAGCCACCGGATAAGCGCCTCGTCAGCACGGAACGCGTGATGGCGTGCCTTTTGGAGTATGAACCGGCGAGTTACTTTGCATGGCAAGGTTAAGGGCCTCAGGTCCGGAGCCGTAGGGAAACCGAGTCTGAATAGGGCGCTGAGTCATGTGGAGTAGACCCGAAACCAGGTGAGCTACCCCTGGCCAGGGTGAAGCGGAAGTAACATTCCGTGGAGGCCCGAACTCACCAGAGTCTCAAATCTGGGGGATGAGCTGGGGGTAGAGGTGAAATGCCAATCGTACCTGGAGATAGCTGGTTCTCCCCGAAATAGCTTTAGGGCTAGCGTCGGGCTATGGTGTCGCGGAGGTAGAGCACTGACTGGGTACGGACCCTAACGGGTACCAAGTCCTATCAAACTCCGAATGCCGTGACATCGGCCCGGCAGTCAGACTGTGGGGGCTAATCTCCATGGTCAAAAGGGAAACAGCCCAGACCGTCGGCTAAGGTCCCTAAGTTCTTGCTAAGTGGGAAAGGATGTGGGGTCGCACAGACAGCCAGGATGTTGGCTTAGAAGCAGCCATCATTTAAAGAATGCGTAACAGCTCACTGGTTCAGGGGCCCTGCGCCGAAAATGTAACGGGGCTCAAGCAAGACACCGAAGCCACGGGTCGGCGGTTTATGCCGCCGGCGGTAGGGGAGCGTTCTGCGTGCCGCGAAGGTCGAGCGGAAGCACGGCTGGAGCGCGCAGAAGAGAGAATGCCGGTATGAGTAGCGTCAATGCAGGTGAGAATCCTGCACCCCGAAAGCCCAAGGGTTCCTGAGGAAGGATACTCCGCTCAGGGTTAGTCGGGCCTAAGCCGAGGCCGAAGGGCGTAGGCGAAGGGCAACGGGTTTATATTCCCGTACCACCTCGAATGCGATATCAGCGAAGGGGGGACCCGGGACGGTAGGTCGAGCGTACTTATGGCTATGTACGTCCAAGCGTGTAGGAAGGCGCCGCAGGCAAATCCACGGCGCTAGTTTCGAGACGCGATGGGAAGCTCAAGGTCACCCGCGAGCAACTCGATTGATCCGACCTGGCTAGAAAAGCCTCGTAGCGAGCACTTGAGGTGTCCGTACCGCAAACCGACACTGGTGGGCACCGGCGAAAACCGGAAGGGGATCGGGACACGGTCTGCTAAGGAACTCGGCAAATTAGCCCCGTAACTTCGGGAGAAGGGGCGCCTCGGTAGGGTGAACGCGCTTCGCGCGCGGGAGCCCGAGGGGGCCGCAGTGCACAGGCTCGAGCGACTGTTTAACAAAAACACAGGTCCCTGCGAAACCGTAATGTGATGTATAGGGGCTGACGCCTGCCCAGTGCCGGAAGGTTAAGAGGACGGGTGCAAGCTCGAAATCGAAGCCCCGGTGAACGGCGGCCGTAACTCTAACGGTCCTAAGGTAGCGAAATTCCTTGTCGGGTAAGTTCCGACCCGCACGAATGGCGTAACGACTTGAGCACTGTCTCGGCAGACTACCCGGCGAAATTGCATTGCCCGTGAAGATGCGGGCGACCTGCGGCAGGACAAAAAGACCCCGTGGAGCTTTACTGCATCTTGGGATTGAGCCGCGTCTGTGCATGTGAAGGATAGGTGGGAGACGGCGAATCCGGGGCGCTAGCCTCGGTGGAGTCACCCTTGGGATACCACCCTTGTACAGTTGCGTCCCTAACTTGCGACCGTTATCCGGCGCAAGGACAGTCTCAGGTGGGCAGTTTGACTGGGGCGGTCGCCTCCCAAAATGTAACGGAGGCGCCCAAAGGTTCCCTCAGGCTGGATGGCAATCAGCTGTAGAGTGCAAAGGCACAAGGGAGCTTGACTGCGAGACAGACACGTCGAGCAGAGACGAAAGTCGGGCTTAGCGACCCTACGGTCCCGAGTGGAAGGGCCGTGGTCATCGGATAAAAGCTACCCCGGGGATAACAGGCTAGTCGCGCCCAATAGTTCACATAGACGGCGCGGTTCGGCACCTCGATGTCGGCTCGTCACATCCTGGGGCTGAAGAAGGTCCCAAGGGTTGGGCTGTTCGCCCATTAAAGTGGCACGCGAGCTGGGTTCAGAACGTCGTGAGACAGTTCGGTCTCTATCCGCCGCGGGCGCAGGAGGCTTGAGAGGATCTGATCGAAGTACGAGAGGAGCCGGTTGGACGGACCTCTAGTGCACGAGTTGTCGCGCCAGCGGCATTGCTCGGTAGCTATGTCCGGATGGGATAAGCGCTGAAAGCATCTAAGTGCGAAGCCCACCTCAAGATGAGGCCTCCCACTGGAACAACCAGGTAAGACCCCAGCGAGATGAGCTGGTTGATAGGCGGCATGTGTAAGCGGTGAGAGCCGTTGAGCAGAGCCGTACTAACGGTCGAGGGCTTAGAATTTCGTTAGGCCGGCAACATTGCAGCTTTGCCAAACCCTTCCGGTGTTGGGTTTCCCGGTGACTCGAGCGACGAGGCCACACCTGTTCCCATCCCGAACACAGTCGTTAAGCTCGTCAGCGGCGACAATACTGCCGGGGCAACCTGGTGGGAAGATAGCTCGTTGCCGGGAAATTCAACGCCGCAAGATCCCGCCGTCCAGTCGCGACGACGGCACACCTAAGTAGGTTTGTGTGCCTCAGCCACGAACCCTCGGCCTCGGGCAGTTTCACGCCCGCATGGTGCGCAACGCTCGCACCTTGGACGAGTTCTACGCCGCCATGGAGGCCTGGACCCACGCCATCGTTGCGGCCAGCCCAATCCTGGTCTGCCAGGAGGGCTGCGCGCGCTGCTGCAAGCACCAGGTCTTGGTGGGTGAGCCCGAATGGGCGCATATCCTGCGCTGGATGCACGCCAATCTGACCCCCGAGCATCGCCGGCGCATCGTCCGCCGCACACAGGGCCAGCTGGTCCAGCCGGGCAACCCGCTTTCACGCTGGCTCGGCATGCGCGGCCGGTCCACCCGCGTCTTGATGCGCACGGTGGCCCGCGGCGCGGCCGTGGAAGCCACCCGCTGCCCCATGCTCGACGACGACAACCGCTGCGCAATCTATCCAGCCCGCCCATTCGTCTGCCGCGCCTATGGCCGGTCGGCGCTGGCCAACGGCTCCCTCATGCTGTGCGACATCTTCGCCGGCCGGATTCGCCAGACGCCCGGGGTGGAGCACACCCTCAATCTCGCGCCCATGCCGCTGACGTCACAGGCCTACCTGGCTCTTAACCGGGGGGCTTCCACCAACGCGCCGGGGCAGTTCACCATCATGTCGGCGCACGTGCTGCGTCACGCCATCAGCGACGATGACCTCGCGACAGATCCCCTTCCCCTGGCCACCGAGACCCGCTTCCCGGTCGTCGCGGAGGACGCCTTCGACAACGGGCACTAGCCGGGCAAGGCGTGCGGCGGAGCCGGGCGCGGTTGTCGCGCCGGGTTTGCGCCGCGATACTTAGGCATTCGCAAGACCTGCTGAGCGGCTGTGGCACGCAAGCCCACGAAGGCCGAGGCCGTCGACCTGCACGACTTTCACGAGCGCATGGTCAAGTCCGCGCGCACGCTGCCGGAGATGTACGCCGCGCTCGAAGGCTGGTCGGAGCTCGTGGTCAAGGAAAACCCCATCATCACCTGCCAGGAGGGCTGCGCGCGGTGCTGCAAGCACCAGGTCCTGGTGGGTGAACAGGAGTGGCGCCTCATTCACATCTGGATGCGCCAGAACCTGTCCAAAGAGCACCGCCAACGAATCATGGGGCGCGTGCATGCCCAGGTCGAGCAGCCCGGGAACCCGCTGAGGCGCTGGCTGGGCATGGGTTCGAAACCGGCGCGAGTCTTCGTGCGTGCGGTCGGGCGCGGCTTCGTCACGGAGTCCACACGTTGCCCGATGCTCGGCGACGACAACCGGTGCGAAATCTACCCGGTGCGCCCGTTCGTATGCCGCGCGTACGGCCGGGCGCAACTTGCCAGCGGCACCAACATGTTTTGCGAGGTCTTCCTGGGGCGGCTGCGCCAAGAGCCGGAGGCCGGCGAGGATATGAAGCTGGAAGACATGAGCGTGATGTCGCGGAAGTACTTCGAGTTGAACGATGGTCGCGCGTCGGGCGGCGGCCTCTTCACCATCATGTCCGCCCACCTGCTGCGCAACGCCACGGGCGATCGCGACCTCGTCAAACAGCCCGTGCCCCTACAGCAGGAAAAGACGCTTCCAGTCGTCCGTCAGGCCGACTTTCCCGAACGGCGCGTGGGCGGCGCCAAGGAAACCACGACCACGGTTTCGGTGGTATCCGCGCCCTAGCGGCCCCCTCGCGCCCCCACCTACTCGCTTGCGGCCTGCTCGCGCGCCAGCCGTTCAAATGCATCCACGTCGAGCCCGATGACCCGCTCGTCGCCGTGCACCACGATCGGCCGCCGGATCACCACGTTGTTCTCACGCATGATCCTGGTTGCCGACGCGTCGTCGAGATCCTGGTGCGAAATGCCGAGCTTCCGGAACGCCGGACTGCGCGGATTGACGAATGCGGCCGCCGACCCGCCGCCGACGATATCGGCCAGTTGCTCGGGCGTCAGCGGCCGCCGAGCGTAGTCGTGCGGCTCGTACACGACGCCTGCTTCATCCAAGGCCACACGGACCTTGCGACAGGAGTCTCAGGTGCTCCGAAAATAGAACCGTGTCGTCATGACACCTCCGATTAGGACGCATCCGTCCAATCGAGAACGATAGCCAGCCACCCGGTCGGTCCTTGCTCGATCAGGGCGTACATTTCCGCGGCGCCCGTGTACGGCACGCGATGTGAAATCAGATGGTCGACGCGCAGTTCGCCGCGGGCCATCAGCTCGATCACATATTCCCGGTTGCGTGGACGGGGCCACTGGAACATGTGATACGGCTCGTGGGGGTAGAAGGCCTGATACGTGCCGAAGATCGTGAGCTCGCGCCGCAACAAGTCAACCTGCAATTCAATCCCAACGGCGCCTGGCGCGCTGCCGGTCACCGCGATCACGCCCCCGTTGTCGGCGGCGCGGATGCAATCGGGCAGCACGAGCGGTGTGCGCGTCGCCATGAACACGGCGCGCGCGCCGTCGCCGTAGGAGACATCCCGGATGGCCGCCGGCGCGTCCTCGCGGCCGGCATTGACCACATGCGTCGCGCCGCTGGCGAGCGCGATCTCCAAGCGTCGATCGTCGAGGTCCACGGCAACGACCGGGTGGGCCCCGGCCATGCGCGCAAACTGCACGATCAGCTGGCCAACCACGCCTACTCCAAATACCGCCACAGCGTCGCCGATCGACGGCTGTGCTCGTCGCACGGCATGCAGGGCGACGTCGGCCAGCGAGACAAACGTGGCCGCGTCATCGGAGACCGCGTCCGGCAGCAACTGCGGCGTTTCGAGCCTGGTCATCGGGCGGGCGGTCGGCGGAACCAGCGCGGCGCTCACATGTTGCAGCGAGGCCACGATCCGGTCGCCCGCGGCGAACCCGTCAACCTCGTCGCCGGCCTCAACCACTCGCCCGACCCACGAATAGCCGGGCCGCAAGGCGTCCGGCGCCTCGGTCAGGCCGGCGGCCCGGTGGTCGCCTTC
Coding sequences within it:
- a CDS encoding YkgJ family cysteine cluster protein, with amino-acid sequence MPQPRTLGLGQFHARMVRNARTLDEFYAAMEAWTHAIVAASPILVCQEGCARCCKHQVLVGEPEWAHILRWMHANLTPEHRRRIVRRTQGQLVQPGNPLSRWLGMRGRSTRVLMRTVARGAAVEATRCPMLDDDNRCAIYPARPFVCRAYGRSALANGSLMLCDIFAGRIRQTPGVEHTLNLAPMPLTSQAYLALNRGASTNAPGQFTIMSAHVLRHAISDDDLATDPLPLATETRFPVVAEDAFDNGH
- a CDS encoding zinc-binding dehydrogenase — encoded protein: MSRIARQIEFPSPSEVRIAETPVAEPASSQLLVEATRTLISAGTEQNLLEGDHRAAGLTEAPDALRPGYSWVGRVVEAGDEVDGFAAGDRIVASLQHVSAALVPPTARPMTRLETPQLLPDAVSDDAATFVSLADVALHAVRRAQPSIGDAVAVFGVGVVGQLIVQFARMAGAHPVVAVDLDDRRLEIALASGATHVVNAGREDAPAAIRDVSYGDGARAVFMATRTPLVLPDCIRAADNGGVIAVTGSAPGAVGIELQVDLLRRELTIFGTYQAFYPHEPYHMFQWPRPRNREYVIELMARGELRVDHLISHRVPYTGAAEMYALIEQGPTGWLAIVLDWTDAS
- a CDS encoding YkgJ family cysteine cluster protein — its product is MARKPTKAEAVDLHDFHERMVKSARTLPEMYAALEGWSELVVKENPIITCQEGCARCCKHQVLVGEQEWRLIHIWMRQNLSKEHRQRIMGRVHAQVEQPGNPLRRWLGMGSKPARVFVRAVGRGFVTESTRCPMLGDDNRCEIYPVRPFVCRAYGRAQLASGTNMFCEVFLGRLRQEPEAGEDMKLEDMSVMSRKYFELNDGRASGGGLFTIMSAHLLRNATGDRDLVKQPVPLQQEKTLPVVRQADFPERRVGGAKETTTTVSVVSAP